The sequence below is a genomic window from Methylophilus sp. DW102.
CGCCCTGCGCCAGGCGCCTGGCTATGACTTGCTGCCACCCGGTGAGCGCATTATCTCCAACGTGGTGATGATGGGCATGGGTGAGCCATTGGCCAACTATGACAACGTCGTCACGGCGATGCAAATCATGCTGGATGACAGCGCTTATGGCTTAAGCCGTCGCCGCGTCACCCTGTCGACCAGCGGCATGGTGCCAGCGATGGACAGACTCAAAGAAGATTGCCCCGTCGCCTTGGCGGTGTCGTTACATGCGCCGAATGATGCGCTACGTGATGAGATCGTCCCAATTAATAAAAAATATCCAATTAAAGATCTGATGGCCGCTTGCGAGCGCTACCTAGTCAAAGCACCACGTGATTTCGTGACGTTTGAATATGTCATGCTGGACGGCGTCAATGACACCCTGGAACACGCCAAGCAACTGATGAATATCGTGCGCGATGTCCCTTGCAAATTTAACCTGATCCCATTCAACCCGTTCCCTAACAGTGGTTACGGGACGTCCAAGCCCATGCAGGTGCGTGCGTTTCGTGATATGTTAATGCAGGCAGGCTTTGTAGTCACCGTGCGTAAAACCCGCGGAGACGACATTGATGCGGCCTGCGGGCAACTGGCAGGTAAAGTGCTCGATAAAACCCGCCGCACCGAGAAAACCATAGCGATACACCCGGAACAGTAAGTGATGACAGCCCCCTTGTACAAGCCTTTCGTGGTCATCTCTGCAGTGACCTTGTTACTGTGGCTGTCAGGGTGTGCGCAAAACCCTTCGTCCAACGCTCAAGCTCAGCCTTATGACCAGCAGCCTATCGGACGCGAAAGCGGCGATATGGAATCTGCCCGCGTGCATACCGAACTTGGCGCGGAGTATTTCCGGCTCAAACGATACGATGTGGCCCTTGAGGAGTTTAATACCGCGCTTGAACGCAGCGCGACCTATGCCCTTGCCTACAACGGTTTAGGCCTGGTCTATGCGGCCCTCGGTGAAAAAGCACGCGCAGAA
It includes:
- the rlmN gene encoding 23S rRNA (adenine(2503)-C(2))-methyltransferase RlmN, with product MVNLLNFNQSQLAEYFTSLGEKPFRAKQLMRWMHHFGVLDLDQMTDIAKTLREKLRQETEFALPDVQLEQVSDDGTRKWLIGTNNLRDGTSNSVETVFIPEDDRGTLCISSQVGCALECTFCSTGRQGFNRNLNVSEIIGQLWIANHALRQAPGYDLLPPGERIISNVVMMGMGEPLANYDNVVTAMQIMLDDSAYGLSRRRVTLSTSGMVPAMDRLKEDCPVALAVSLHAPNDALRDEIVPINKKYPIKDLMAACERYLVKAPRDFVTFEYVMLDGVNDTLEHAKQLMNIVRDVPCKFNLIPFNPFPNSGYGTSKPMQVRAFRDMLMQAGFVVTVRKTRGDDIDAACGQLAGKVLDKTRRTEKTIAIHPEQ